A region of Argentina anserina chromosome 5, drPotAnse1.1, whole genome shotgun sequence DNA encodes the following proteins:
- the LOC126794628 gene encoding calcium and calcium/calmodulin-dependent serine/threonine-protein kinase-like — protein sequence MGQETRRLADEYEVAEVLGRGGFSVVRKGISRKEGTSDKNNVAIKTLKRPFGGSSSSSSKQSSANIGLRQGFPVPTRKQVSLSNVLLTNEILVMRKIVENVSPHPNVIDLYDVYEDENGVHLVLELCSGGELFDRIVKQERYSEAGAAAVVRQIAQGLAALHRSNIVHRDLKPENCLFLNSSDDSPLKIMDFGLSSVEEFTDPVVGLFGSIDYVSPEALSQGQVTCKSDMWALGVILYILLSGYPPFIAQSNRQKQQMIMAGEFSFYEKTWKGISLSAKQLISDLLKVDPEKRPSAQELLDHPWVVGLSAREDQMDAEIVSRLQSFNARRKLRAAAIASVWTSSIFLRTKKLKSLLGSHDLKQEEIQNLSLHFKKICQKGDNATLSEFEEVLKAMKMSSLVPLAPRIFDLFDNNRDGAVDMREILCGFSSLKNSQGDDALRLCFQMYDTDRSGCISKEEVASMLRALPDDCLPTDITEPGKLDEIFDRMDANSDGKVTFDEFKAAMQRDSSLQDVVLSSLRPL from the exons ATGGGGCAAGAAACTAGGAGACTTGCCGACGAGTATGAGGTAGCTGAGGTTTTAGGGAGAGGAGGATTTTCAGTAGTGAGGAAGGGGATAAGTAGAAAAGAAGGTACCAGTGACAAAAACAATGTTGCCATCAAAACACTCAAGAGACCATTTGGGGGTTCTTCGTCTTCCTCATCCAAACAATCTTCAGCCAATATTGGTTTGAGGCAAGGCTTCCCTGTCCCAACTAGGAAACAAGTCTCGCTATCTAATGTTTTGCTCACAAATGAAATCTTGGTCATGAGGAAGATAGTTGAGAATGTCTCGCCTCATCCGAATGTGATTGACCTCTACGATGTGTATGAAGATGAGAATGGGGTTCACCTTGTGCTGGAGCTTTGTTCAGGAGGGGAACTCTTTGATAGGATTGTGAAGCAAGAGAGGTACTCTGAGGCAGGGGCTGCAGCTGTGGTCAGGCAGATTGCACAAGGTTTAGCTGCTCTCCACAGATCAAATATAGTTCATAGGGATTTGAAGCCTGAAAATTGTCTATTCTTAAATAGTAGTGATGATTCTCCTCTGAAGATCATGGATTTTGGGCTCAGCTCTGTCGAGGAGTTTACTGACCCTGTTGTTGGCTTGTTTGGTTCCATTGATTATGTCTCACCAGAGGCACTTTCTCAGGGACAAGTAACTTGTAAAAGTGATATGTGGGCTCTTGGTGTAATCTTGTATATCCTTCTATCCGG GTACCCACCGTTTATTGCTCAGTCGAATCGGCAGAAGCAGCAGATGATAATGGCG GGAGAATTCAGCTTTTATGAGAAAACTTGGAAGGGAATATCCTTATCAGCGAAGCAATTAATATCAGATCTCCTCAAAGTTGACCCTGAAAAGAGACCTAGTGCTCAAGAG CTTCTAGATCATCCATGGGTTGTAGGTCTTTCAGCCAGAGAGGATCAAATGGATGCTGAGATTGTCTCACGACTGCAGAGTTTTAATGCTCGACGCAAACTCCGTGCTGCAGCAATAGCTAGTGTGTGGACAAGTTCCATTTTCTTGAGGACAAAGAAGCTCAAATCACTACTAGGGTCTCATGACCTTAAACAAGAGGAAATCCAGAATCTGAGTCTGCATTTTAAGAAAAT ATGTCAAAAGGGTGATAATGCGACGCTGTCTGAGTTTGAGGAGGTGCTGAAAGCAATGAAAATGTCATCACTGGTTCCTTTAGCACCCCGTATTTTTGACCTATTTGACAACAATAGAGATGGAGCAGTAGACATGCGAGAGATACTCTGTGGTTTCTCTAGTCTCAAGAATTCACAAGGAGATGATGCTCTCCGCCTGTGCTTTCAG ATGTATGATACAGATAGGTCGGGATGCATCAGTAAAGAAGAAGTGGCATCGATGCTCAgg GCTTTGCCAGATGACTGCCTTCCAACTGATATTACAGAACCGGGGAagttggatgaaatttttgatCGAATGGATGCCAACAGTGATGGGAAAGTTACATTTGATGAGTTCAAAGCTGCCATGCAGAGAGACAGCTCTCTCCAAGATGTAGTCCTCTCCTCTCTTCGGCCACTGTAG
- the LOC126795216 gene encoding uncharacterized protein LOC126795216, whose translation MVSSTPCSRSWSISEDSLKRYVQFASESCIQELLSASDSTRGIGINNGNDGWKVLTLENGVEISKRRSGNGSFHTFRSRWLLRSVSPEQFIAVANAIDAAKQWDADLVEARYIKDLDDNLSIIRLKFGDNSKPLFRNREFIVYERRETMEDGTLVVAVASLPKEIAAGLQPKQNNAIRGLLLQSGWVVERLDGDACMVTYVVQLDPAGWMPKCFVNRLNNKLVKIIENLKKLAQACPIDGDT comes from the exons ATGGTTAGTTCAACACCCTGCAGTCGATCCTG GTCTATAAGCGAGGACTCGCTTAAAAGATATGTACAGTTTGCAAGTGAGAGCTGCATACAAGAGTTACTgtccgcttcggactctacaAGGGGGATTGGCATTAATAATGGCAATGATGGTTGGAAGGTTCTTACTCTTGAAAATGGAGTGGAAATATCGAAACGAAGGTCTGGAAATGGATCATTCCACACCTTCCGCAGCCGCTGGCTGCTCAGATCAGTATCACCGGAGCAATTTATCGCTGTTGCTAATGCCATAGATGCTGCAAAG CAATGGGATGCTGATCTGGTAGAAGCAAGGTACATAAAAGATCTTGATGACAACCTCAGCATCATCAGGCTCAAGTTTGGAGATAATTCCAAGCCCTTATTTAGGAATAGAGAATTTATAGTCTATGAGCGGCGCGAAACCATGGAAGATGGCACTCTG GTGGTTGCAGTTGCTTCACTTCCAAAGGAGATAGCTGCTGGATTGCAACCAAAGCAAAATAATGCAATTAGAGGGCTGCTGTTGCAATCAGGATGGGTAGTTGAGAGGCTTGATGGTGACGCCTGCATGGTCACTTATGTTGTTCAG TTGGATCCTGCAGGCTGGATGCCCAAGTGCTTTGTCAATCGACTTAACAATAAACTAGTTAAGATCATTGAAAATCTAAAGAAACTCGCGCAAGCTTGTCCAATTGATGGGGATACGTGA
- the LOC126795626 gene encoding uncharacterized protein LOC126795626 — MAYTCDASMALRLRGAYERFIVAIVVLTKLVQRCDGSFADMVWHSRVFGSRQGAGFMAERTQKFLAGYEIKFMHSSPYYAQANGQAEASNPVIMSILKLMLDANPRSWHTELDHTLWAYRTSKRTPTGTTPYALMYGHDAVFPIEINVQSLRVREQHQLIGEDYVQAMYQENEDLDSRRMEALDSLIAEKKKIARLYDKRTRGCSFGVGDLVWKACLPYGERVDGHGKWSAKWECSFVIDRIMGKGGYYLRDTGGNVHRNPMNGHHLKKYFPSVWEYEDPPEAVQAK, encoded by the exons ATGGCTTATACCTGCGATGCATCTATGGCGCTGAGGCTAAGAGGTGCTTACGAGAGGTTCATTGTGGCAATTGTGGTTCTCACCAAGCTGGTCCAAAGATGCGATGGCTCATTCGCCGATatg GTATGGCATTCAAGAGTGTTTGGTAGCAGACAGGGGGCAGGTTTCATGGCTGAAAGGACTCAGAAGTTCTTAGCTGGCTATGAGATCAAGTTTATGCATTCCAGTCCTTATTATGCTCAAGCGAATGGTCAAGCAGAAGCTAGCAACCCCGTCATTATGTCTATACTCAAACTAATGTTGGATGCAAATCCACGATCTTGGCATACAGAGTTGGATCACACGTTATGGGCTTATCGCACTTCCAAACGCACTCCAACGGGCACTACGCCTTATGCTTTGATGTATGGGCATGATGCAGTATTTCCTATTGAAATTAATGTTCAGTCACTGAGGGTTCGCGAGCAGCACCAGTTGATTGGTGAGGACTATGTTCAAGCTATGTATCAAGAGAATGAAGACTTGGACTCTCGACGGATGGAAGCTCTCGACAGCCTTAttgcagaaaagaaaaagatagcaCGGCTATATGACAAACGCACAAGAGGATGCAGCTTTGGAGTTGGGGACTTAGTTTGGAAAGCTTGTTTGCCTTATGGTGAGCGAGTTGATGGTCATGGTAAATGGTCCGCCAAATGGGAATGttcttttgtgattgatcgAATAATGGGCAAAGGCGGTTACTACCTTCGCGACACTGGTGGGAATGTTCACAGAAATCCCATGAACGGTCACCATCTTAAGAAGTACTTTCCTAGTGTTTGGGAGTATGAAGACCCACCGGAAGCGGTGCAAGCAAAATAA
- the LOC126794629 gene encoding LOW QUALITY PROTEIN: phenylacetaldehyde reductase (The sequence of the model RefSeq protein was modified relative to this genomic sequence to represent the inferred CDS: inserted 1 base in 1 codon; deleted 1 base in 1 codon; substituted 2 bases at 2 genomic stop codons) has protein sequence MSSSSPSSPPNDPVCGTGGNGFIGSWLVKTLLECGYTRLHVSVYPGSDASHLYALPGASSAALTVFXADILDAGAVARAIENCKGVFHVASPCTLEDPEGPQAELVVPAVQGTLNVLQAAPVFGVGVRRVVLTSSISALVPNSGWPSDKXLDYCKSRQXYRIILKTLAERAAWDFAEKNGLDVVAIHPATCLGPLLQPGLNASCADPLNLLQGSKDTQEYHWLGAVHVKDVAKAQILLFEIPAASGRYLCTNGIYQFGDFVDRISKLFPQFSVHRFSGETQPGLKDCKDAAKRLIDLGLVFVPVEHAVRDTVESLKARGFWKQEETSQSS, from the exons ATGTCTTCATCGTCACCATCATCACCGCCGAACGACCCCGTCTGCGGCACCGGCGGCAATGGCTTCATCGGCTCCTGGCTAGTCAAGACCCTCTTGGAATGCGGCTACACTCGCCTCCACGTCTCCGTCTACCCTGGCTCCGACGCCTCCCACCTCTACGCCCTCCCCGGCGCCTCCTCCGCCGCCCTCACCGTCTTCTAGGCCGACATCCTCGACGCCGGCGCCGTCGCCAGGGCTATCGAGAATTGCAAGGGCGTATTCCACGTGGCGTCTCCCTGCACGTTGGAGGACCCTGAAGGCCCGCAGGCCGAGCTGGTCGTCCCCGCCGTCCAGGGGACGCTCAATGTGCTGCAGGCCGCCCCCGTGTTCGGCGTG GGCGTGCGGCGCGTGGTTCTCACGTCCTCCATCTCGGCTCTGGTCCCCAACTCCGGTTGGCCCTCCGATA GTCTCGACTACTGCAAATCCCGCCAG TGATATCGAATCATTTTAAAGACACTAGCAGAGAGAGCAGCATGGGATTTTGCAGAGAAGAATGGATTAGATGTCGTAGCAATCCATCCAGCAACATGTCTTGGACCTCTTCTACAGCCTGGTTTGAATGCAAGTTGTGCTGACCCGCTCAACTTGCTACAGGGATCGAAAGATACACAAGAGTATCACTGGTTAGGAGCTGTGCATGTGAAAGATGTCGCCAAGGCACAAATTTTGCTGTTTGAGATTCCTGCGGCTTCTGGAAGGTATCTTTGCACCAACGGCATCTACCAATTTGGTGACTTTGTGGATAGAATCTCCAAACTATTTCCCCAGTTTTCAGTTCACAG GTTTAGCGGAGAAACCCAACCAGGCCTAAAGGATTGCAAGGATGCTGCAAAGAGATTAATTGACCTGGGTCTGGTTTTCGTACCAGTTGAACATGCTGTCCGGGACACAGTGGAGAGCCTCAAAGCTAGAGGATTTTGGAAGCAAGAAGAAACATCACAATCTAGCTAG